DNA sequence from the Cronobacter turicensis z3032 genome:
ACTACCCGGCGTGTAAAGCGAAAATCAAACGGTTGGTGATGATGGGCGGCTCTTCAGGACGCGGCAACTTTACCCCCAACGCCGAGTTTAATATCGCCATCGATCCGGAAGCCGCCGCGCGGGTGTTTGACAGCGGCATTGAGATAGTGATGTGCGGGCTGGATGTCACCAACCAGGCGGTGCTCACGCCGGATTATCTCGCCGCGCTGCCGTCGCTTAACCGCACCGGGAAAATGCTGCACGCGCTGTTCAGCCACTACCGCAGCGGCAGCATGACGACGGGCCTGCGTATGCATGATCTCTGCGCCATCGCCTGGCTGGTTAAGCCTGAACTGTTCACGCTCAGGTCCTGCTTCGTGGCGGTGGAGACGCGCGGCGACTACACGGCGGGCGCCACGGTAGTGGATATCGAAGGGCGGTTAAACCGACCGGCGAATGCGCTGGTTGCGCTCGGTATCGATGTGGCCGCGTTTCGTGAATGGGTCGCGCAGACGCTCATGCTGGCCCCTTAGCAGAGCCTTTCCGTCAGGTAGTCGATGAGCGCCCGGATTTTGGCGGGCATATGGCGGCTCGTCGACCACAGCAGCCAGAGCTTGCCGGAATAGCTGCTGATAAATTCCCACTCCGGCAACACCTGAACAATCTCGCCTGCCGCCAGCGCGTCGCTGGCGGTAAAGCGCGGCAGGCTGCCGATGCCCAGATGGCGCTTTACGGCATCGAGACGCACGCCGGTATGGTTAGCGGCGTACCGCCCGTGCGTCTGCACCACCACGCTTTTCCCGTCGCGACGAAACTTCCAGCGCGCATCCGCCGCCGTTTCGCCAAGGCTGATGCAGCTGTGCTGGCGTAATGCCTGCGGCGTTTCCGGCGTGCCGTGGCGCGCCAGATAGTCCGGCGTGGCGCACAACAGATGGTCTATCTGCATCAGCGGTTTGCCGTATAGCCCAGGGGAGGGGGAATCGGTAATGCGTAGCGCCAGATCCACCTCGTCATCAATCAGATCCATATACCGGTCTTCCAGGCGCAGACAGATATCCACTTCCGGGTAGCGCGCCAGAAACGCTTCCATCAACGGGTGGATCACGAAGCGGCCTACCGCTTTCGGCACGCCGAGCGTGACGCGCCCCTGCGGCGCCTGTGAGGCGGTACCGCCCTGAGCCATCACGTCACGGGCGGCGTCCATCATGCTGGCGGCGCGCTGAAACACGCCGCTGCCTGCCTCGCTGAGGCGCAATTTGCGCGTGGTGCGAACCAGCAGCTTGCAGCCCAGCTCGCGCTCCAGGCGGGAGACGCTGCGGCTGACGGAAGAGGGTGTGCTGCCGAGCTTGCGCGCGGCGGCGGAGAAGCTGCCGGACTCCACCACCTGAACAAAAACCGCGATATCGGGCAGAAGGGCTAAATTCATATTTGTGCGCCTGGTGCAAAGGTTCGTTGTCGCCGTGCAGGATTATCGCTGCGGGAATAATAAATATACTGTGTGGTGAACCGGGAGGACAACGATGACACACAGAGAGTACTACCTGAGCGACGCGCTACAGGGCGAAGCGAACGTGTTGCGCTGCGAGCAAAACGCGCAGGGCGATTATGAAGTCGAGCTGGATACGACGCTGTTTCACCCGCAGGGCGGCGGACAGCCCTCTGACAGCGGCACGATAAACGGCGCGCCGGTGCTGCGCGTGGAAAACCGCGGCGACACGGTCATTCATCTGCTGGCGCAGCCAGTAGCGACAGGCCCCGCCACGCTTGTGGTCGACGAAGCGCTGCGCAAGCGTCATACCCGCTGGCACTCTGCGGGCCATCTGATTGGTTATGCGGGCGAGCAGCTCGGCTGGCAGCCGGTGAAAGCGCACCACTGGCCCGGCGAAGGGAAAATTACGTTTGCCCCGGCGCAGGCTTCAGACGCGCCTGACGCCGACGCGTTAAGCGAGAAAATCGCCGCCTGGATCGCCGCCGACCTGCCGCGCTATGTTGGTTTCATTGACGGGCGGCGGCAGGTGCGCTTCGGCGAACTGCCCGTTTACGGCTGCGGGGGGACGCATGTGGCATCGTTGTCCCAGGTCGGCGAGGTGACGCTTACCAGCATTAAAGTGAAAAAAGGCCAGTTGCTGGTGGCTTATCAGCTGGCGGATTAAGGCTCGCGGCAGGCGGCGCGCCTGCCGTATTACCCTGCTATAACCCTAAAAATATCAGGTGATCCACGCCTTTTACTGATATCCCCGCCGTTTTGTCATAAATTTCTAATTATCCATGTTTTCAGCTGGCAGCCTGCGGGCTGGCTGGTTAACCTGAGAACGATTTCTAAGCAATCTGAAGAGTATAACTATGCAAGAAGCACAGGTCCGCGTTGCGATCGCGGGAGCGAATGGCCGTATGGGACGGCAGTTAATCCAGGCGGCACTCGCGATGGACGGCGTGGCGCTGGGGGCCGCGCTGGTGCGCGAAGGCTCCTCGCTGCTGGGCGCGGATGCGGGCGAACTGGCGGGCGCAGGCGCGACCGGCGTAACCCTCCAGAGCAGCATTGAGGCGGTGAAAAATGACTTTGACGTACTTATCGATTTTACGCGTCCTGAAGGCACCTTAGCGTACCTGGCGTTTTGCCGCGCGCACGGTAAAGGCATGGTTATCGGCACGACCGGGTTTGACGATGCCGGTAAAGCGGCCATCCGTGAAGCCGCCGCGGCGATCCCTGTAGTCTTTGCCGCCAACTTTAGCGTTGGGGTGAACGTGATGCTGAAACTGCTCGAAAAAACCGCGCAGGTCATGGGCGATTACACCGATATCGAAATTATTGAAGCGCATCACCGCCATAAAGTGGATGCGCCTTCCGGCACGGCGCTCGCAATGGGCGAGGCGATTGCCGGCGCCCTGAATAAAGATCTGCAAAGCTGCGCGGTCTATGCGCGTGAAGGCCACACTGGCGAGCGCGTGCCCGGCACCATTGGGTTTGCTACGGTGCGCGCGGGCGATATCGTCGGTGAACACACCGCCATGTTCGCCGACATCGGCGAGCGCATCGAAATTACGCACAAAGCGTCGAGCCGAATGACGTTTGCGAATGGCGCAGTTAGATCTGCATTCTGGTTAAAAGGACGCGAAACAGGCCTTTATGATATGCGAGATGTGCTGAATTTGAATGGATTATGATTTTTATTACCCATCGTGATGTGGTTATTACAATCATAAGTTTATGATTGAAGGGGCAATAATTTATTGCCCTTTTTTATTTCTTCTTTTTTTAACGATCTAACCTGTAAACCTGATTTAAGTCGTCAAAAAATAGTATTTATGAGCATTTTTCCGTTAACGGTTTGTGAATTTTGACCGTTTGGTCCGTTTTAAAAGCTGTGTTATGATTCGTTTTTACTTTTCTTGCTGAGCAACCGTTTTCTGCGCTTCGTTTTCTTTGGTTTTTACCCGTCATTTCTTCTCTTTTCATCAAAGCCCTCAAAAAAACAATAAAAAGTGCGTTTTAAGGTAGACTTCCCTGTGGGTTCTCTCTAGAATGCCGCCGTTTGCCAAAAATTCGCTGTTCAGGCGTTTTTGCGTTGATTTAGCCATACTGGTTGAATTAATATGCAAATAAATTGACTGTTTATTCCCTGGAGGACGTTTTGATTAAGTCAGCGCTGTTGGTTCTGGAAGACGGAACCCAATTCTACGGTCGGGCCATCGGGGCAACAGGTACGGCAGTAGGGGAAGTCGTTTTCAATACTTCAATGACCGGTTATCAAGAAATCCTCACTGATCCTTCCTACTCCCGCCAGATCGTCACTCTCACTTATCCTCATATTGGTAATGTCGGCACCAACGACGCTGACGCTGAATCCTCTCAGGTGCACGCCCAGGGCCTTGTGATCCGCGATTTACCGCTGATTGCGAGCAACTACCGCAACACCGAGGATCTCTCTTCTTACCTGAAGCGCCATAACATCGTGGCGATTGCCGATATCGATACCCGCAAGCTGACGCGTCTGCTGCGTGAGAAGGGCGCTCAGAACGGTTGCATCATCGCAGGGGATAATGTCGATGCCGCGCTGGCGCTGGAAAAAGCGAAAGCCTTCCCGGGCCTGAACGGCATGGATCTGGCGAAAGAAGTGACCACGACTGAAGCCTACAGCTGGACGCAGGGCAGCTGGACGCTTTCAGGCGAACTGCCGGAAGCGAAAAAAGAAGAAGAGCTGCCTTACCACGTGGTGGCGTATGACTACGGCGTGAAGCGCAACATCCTGCGCATGCTGGTGGACAGAGGCTGCCGCCTGACGGTTGTTCCGGCACAAACCTCCGCTGAAGACGTCCTGAAAATGAACCCGGACGGCGTGTTCCTCTCCAACGGCCCTGGCGACCCGGCGCCGTGCGACTATGCCATCGACGCTATCCAGAAATTCCTCGAAACCGACGTGCCGGTCTTCGGCATCTGCCTCGGCCACCAGTTGCTGGCGCTCGCGAGCGGCGCGAAAACCGTGAAAATGAAGTTTGGTCACCACGGCGGCAACCACCCGGTGAAAGATATCGACAACAACCGCGTGATGATCACCGCCCAGAACCACGGTTTTGCGGTGGATGAAGCGACCATGCCGTCAACGCTGCGCGTGACTCATAAATCCCTGTTCGATAACACGCTCCAGGGGATTCACCGCACGGATAAACCGGCTTTCAGCTTCCAGGGCCACCCTGAAGCGAGCCCCGGCCCGCATGACGCCGCGCCGCTGTTTGACCACTTTATCGAATTAATTGAGCAGTATCGTAAGACCGCCAAATAATCGGGAGAAAGAGAGCAATGCCAAAACGTACAGATATTAAAAGCATCCTGATTCTTGGCGCAGGCCCGATTGTGATCGGCCAGGCGTGCGAATTCGACTACTCCGGCGCCCAGGCGTGTAAAGCGCTGCGCGAAGAGGGCTACCGCGTCATTCTGGTGAACTCCAACCCGGCGACGATCATGACCGACCCGGAGATGGCCGATGCCACCTACATCGAGCCGATCCACTGGGAAGTAGTGCGTAAAATCATTGAAAAAGAGCGCCCGGACGCGGTGCTGCCGACCATGGGCGGCCAGACGGCGCTTAACTGCGCGCTGGAGCTGGAGCGTCAGGGCGTGCTGGCCGAATTCGGCGTAACCATGATTGGCGCGACCGCCGATGCGATTGATAAAGCCGAAGACCGCCGCCGTTTTGACGTCGCGATGAAGAAAATCGGCCTCGACACCGCGCGCTCCGGCATTGCGCACAATATGGAAGAAGCGCTGGCGGTCGCGGCCGATGTCGGTTATCCGTGCATTATTCGCCCGTCGTTCACCATGGGCGGCACCGGCGGCGGCATTGCGTATAACCGCGAAGAGTTCGAAGAGATCTGCGCCCGCGGCCTGGATCTTTCGCCGACCAAAGAGCTGCTCATCGATGAGTCGCTGATCGGCTGGAAAGAGTACGAGATGGAAGTGGTGCGTGATAAAAACGACAACTGCATCATCGTCTGCTCGATTGAAAACTTCGACGCCATGGGTATCCATACCGGCGACTCCATCACCGTCGCGCCTGCCCAGACGCTGACCGACAAAGAATATCAAATCATGCGTAACGCCTCGATGGCGGTACTGCGTGAAATCGGCGTCGAAACCGGCGGCTCCAACGTGCAGTTTGCGGTGAACCCGAAAAACGGCCGTCTGATTGTTATCGAAATGAACCCGCGCGTGTCGCGCTCTTCGGCTCTGGCCTCCAAAGCGACCGGTTTCCCGATTGCCAAAGTGGCGGCGAAACTGGCGGTCGGCTACACGCTCGACGAGCTGATGAACGACATCACCGGCGGCCGTACCCCGGCGTCGTTCGAGCCGTCCATCGACTACGTGGTCACCAAAATTCCGCGCTTTAACTTCGAAAAATTTGCCGGCGCCAACGACCGCCTGACCACCCAGATGAAATCGGTGGGCGAAGTGATGGCGATTGGCCGCACCCAGCAGGAGTCGATGCAGAAAGCGCTGCGCGGCCTGGAAGTGGGCGCGACCGGTTTTGACCCGAAAGTGAGCCTTGACGACCCGGAAGCGCTGACCAAAATCCGCCGCGAGCTGAAAGACGCGGGCGCCGAGCGTATCTGGTACATCGCCGATGCCTTCCGCGCCGGTCTGTCGGTAGACGGCGTGTTTAACCTGACCAATATCGACCGCTGGTTCCTGGTGCAGATTGAAGAGCTGGTGCGCCTCGAAGAGCAGGTGGCCGAGCAGGGCATTAACGGCCTCAGCGCCGATTTCCTGCGTATGCTCAAGCGTAAAGGCTTCGCCGATGCGCGTCTCGCGAAACTCGCGGGCGTCAGCGAATCGGAAATCCGTAAACTGCGCGAGCAGTACAAGCTGCACCCGGTCTACAAGCGTGTGGATACCTGCGCGGCGGAGTTCTCGACCGATACCGCCTACATGTACTCCACCTATGAAGAAGAGTGCGAAGCCAACCCGAACCAGGATCGCGAAAAAATCATGGTGCTGGGCGGCGGGCCGAACCGTATCGGCCAGGGCATTGAGTTCGACTATTGCTGCGTACACGCCGCGCTCGCGCTGCGCGAAGACGGTTACGAAACCATTATGGTCAACTGCAACCCGGAAACCGTCTCCACCGACTACGACACCTCCGACCGTCTCTACTTCGAGCCGGTGACGCTGGAAGACGTGCTGGAAATCGTGCGTATCGAGAAACCGAAAGGCGTTATCGTGCAGTACGGCGGCCAGACCCCGCTGAAACTGGCGCGCGCGCTGGAAGCGGCAGGCGTGCCGGTCATTGGCACCAGCCCGGACGCTATCGACCGCGCGGAAGACCGCGAGCGCTTCCAGCAGGCGGTGGATCGCCTGAAGCTGAAGCAACCGGCGAACGCCACCGTGACCGCGATTGAAATGGCCGTTGAGAAAGCGAAAGAGATTGGTTACCCGCTGGTGGTGCGCCCGTCTTACGTACTGGGCGGCCGCGCGATGGAAATCGTCTACGACGAAGTCGATCTGCGTCGCTACTTCCAGACGGCGGTGAGTGTTTCCAACGACGCGCCGGTGCTGCTGGACCGCTTCCTGGATGACGCCGTCGAAGTGGATGTCGACGCCATCTGCGACGGCGAAATGGTGCTGATTGGCGGCATCATGGAGCACATCGAACAGGCGGGCGTACACTCCGGCGACTCCGCGTGCTCTCTGCCGGCGTATACCTTAAGCCAGGAGATCCAGGAC
Encoded proteins:
- the rihC gene encoding Non-specific ribonucleoside hydrolase rihC, giving the protein MEAIPILLDTDPGIDDAVAIAAALFSPALDLQLITTVAGNVSVEKTTRNALQLLHFWNADVPVAQGAATPLARPLRDAASVHGESGMEGYTFVEHDRLTLDVPAFQAIYERLMTATEPLTLVTIGPLTNIALLLTHYPACKAKIKRLVMMGGSSGRGNFTPNAEFNIAIDPEAAARVFDSGIEIVMCGLDVTNQAVLTPDYLAALPSLNRTGKMLHALFSHYRSGSMTTGLRMHDLCAIAWLVKPELFTLRSCFVAVETRGDYTAGATVVDIEGRLNRPANALVALGIDVAAFREWVAQTLMLAP
- the ltrA gene encoding Probable HTH-type transcriptional regulator ltrA; translation: MNLALLPDIAVFVQVVESGSFSAAARKLGSTPSSVSRSVSRLERELGCKLLVRTTRKLRLSEAGSGVFQRAASMMDAARDVMAQGGTASQAPQGRVTLGVPKAVGRFVIHPLMEAFLARYPEVDICLRLEDRYMDLIDDEVDLALRITDSPSPGLYGKPLMQIDHLLCATPDYLARHGTPETPQALRQHSCISLGETAADARWKFRRDGKSVVVQTHGRYAANHTGVRLDAVKRHLGIGSLPRFTASDALAAGEIVQVLPEWEFISSYSGKLWLLWSTSRHMPAKIRALIDYLTERLC
- the dapB gene encoding Dihydrodipicolinate reductase, which produces MQEAQVRVAIAGANGRMGRQLIQAALAMDGVALGAALVREGSSLLGADAGELAGAGATGVTLQSSIEAVKNDFDVLIDFTRPEGTLAYLAFCRAHGKGMVIGTTGFDDAGKAAIREAAAAIPVVFAANFSVGVNVMLKLLEKTAQVMGDYTDIEIIEAHHRHKVDAPSGTALAMGEAIAGALNKDLQSCAVYAREGHTGERVPGTIGFATVRAGDIVGEHTAMFADIGERIEITHKASSRMTFANGAVRSAFWLKGRETGLYDMRDVLNLNGL
- the carA gene encoding Carbamoyl-phosphate synthase small chain gives rise to the protein MTVYSLEDVLIKSALLVLEDGTQFYGRAIGATGTAVGEVVFNTSMTGYQEILTDPSYSRQIVTLTYPHIGNVGTNDADAESSQVHAQGLVIRDLPLIASNYRNTEDLSSYLKRHNIVAIADIDTRKLTRLLREKGAQNGCIIAGDNVDAALALEKAKAFPGLNGMDLAKEVTTTEAYSWTQGSWTLSGELPEAKKEEELPYHVVAYDYGVKRNILRMLVDRGCRLTVVPAQTSAEDVLKMNPDGVFLSNGPGDPAPCDYAIDAIQKFLETDVPVFGICLGHQLLALASGAKTVKMKFGHHGGNHPVKDIDNNRVMITAQNHGFAVDEATMPSTLRVTHKSLFDNTLQGIHRTDKPAFSFQGHPEASPGPHDAAPLFDHFIELIEQYRKTAK
- the carB gene encoding Carbamoyl-phosphate synthase large chain, yielding MPKRTDIKSILILGAGPIVIGQACEFDYSGAQACKALREEGYRVILVNSNPATIMTDPEMADATYIEPIHWEVVRKIIEKERPDAVLPTMGGQTALNCALELERQGVLAEFGVTMIGATADAIDKAEDRRRFDVAMKKIGLDTARSGIAHNMEEALAVAADVGYPCIIRPSFTMGGTGGGIAYNREEFEEICARGLDLSPTKELLIDESLIGWKEYEMEVVRDKNDNCIIVCSIENFDAMGIHTGDSITVAPAQTLTDKEYQIMRNASMAVLREIGVETGGSNVQFAVNPKNGRLIVIEMNPRVSRSSALASKATGFPIAKVAAKLAVGYTLDELMNDITGGRTPASFEPSIDYVVTKIPRFNFEKFAGANDRLTTQMKSVGEVMAIGRTQQESMQKALRGLEVGATGFDPKVSLDDPEALTKIRRELKDAGAERIWYIADAFRAGLSVDGVFNLTNIDRWFLVQIEELVRLEEQVAEQGINGLSADFLRMLKRKGFADARLAKLAGVSESEIRKLREQYKLHPVYKRVDTCAAEFSTDTAYMYSTYEEECEANPNQDREKIMVLGGGPNRIGQGIEFDYCCVHAALALREDGYETIMVNCNPETVSTDYDTSDRLYFEPVTLEDVLEIVRIEKPKGVIVQYGGQTPLKLARALEAAGVPVIGTSPDAIDRAEDRERFQQAVDRLKLKQPANATVTAIEMAVEKAKEIGYPLVVRPSYVLGGRAMEIVYDEVDLRRYFQTAVSVSNDAPVLLDRFLDDAVEVDVDAICDGEMVLIGGIMEHIEQAGVHSGDSACSLPAYTLSQEIQDVMRQQVQKLAFELQVRGLMNVQFAVKDNEVYLIEVNPRAARTVPFVSKATGVPLAKVAARVMAGKTLSEQGVTKEIIPPYYSVKEVVLPFNKFPGVDPLLGPEMRSTGEVMGVGRTFAEAFAKAQLGSNSTMKKQGRALLSVREGDKERVVDLAAKLLKYGFELDATHGTAIVLGEAGINPRLVNKVHEGRPHIQDRIKNGEYTYIINTTAGRQAIEDSKLIRRSALQYKVHYDTTLNGGFATAMALNADATEKVTSVQEMHAQITK